The Oncorhynchus kisutch isolate 150728-3 unplaced genomic scaffold, Okis_V2 Okis07a-Okis12b_hom, whole genome shotgun sequence genome includes a region encoding these proteins:
- the LOC109884069 gene encoding sodium/potassium-transporting ATPase subunit alpha-1-like, protein MGLVKGKDDYKLAATSEDDGKKKSEKQVKKAKEKMDKDDLKKEVDLDDHKLTLDELNRKYGTDLARGLSSVRAKEILLRDGPNTLTPPRTTPEWVKFCKQLFGGFCMLLWIGAVLCFIAHIIQVTSEEEPTNANLYLGLVLAVVVIITGCFSYYQEAKSSKIMDSFKNLVPQQALVVRDGEKKNINTEEVVVGDIVEVKGGDRIPADLRIVSASGCKVDNSSLTGESEPQTRSPDFSNDNPLETRNIAFFSTNCVEGTARGIVINTGDHTIMGRIAALAMSLESGQTPLGIEIDHFIEIITGVSVFFGVTFLILSVILGYGWLPSIIFLIGIIVANVPEGLLATVTVCLTLTAKRMAKKNCLVKNLEAVETLGSTSTICSDKTGTLTQNRMTVAHMWFDNQIHDADTTENQSGTSFDKSSATWAALARVAGLCNRAVFLAEQNNVPILKRDVSGDASETALLKCIELCCGSVKDMREKYSKVVEIPFNSTNKYQLSIHEDSTAGESNHLLVMKGAPERILDSCSTILLQGKEHPLDDEIKESFQKAYEALGGLGERVLGFCHFQLPDDQFPEGFDFDCEDVNFPTENLCFVGLMSMIDPPRAAVPDAVSKCRCAGIKVIMVTGDHPITAKAIAKGVGIISEGNETVEEIAARLKIPVSEVNPRDAKACVVHGGELKDMTPEELDDILKHHTEIVFARTSPQQKLIIVEGCQRQGAIVAVTGDGVNDSPALRKADIGVAMGIAGSDVSKQAADMILLDDNFASIVTGVEEGRLIFDNLKKSITYTLSSKIPEMTPFLFLLLANIPLALGTVTILCIDLGTDMIPAISLAYEQAENDIMKRQPRNPKTDRLVNERLISVAYGQFGVMLAAAGFFTYFVIMAENGFYPMDLLGIRLDWENQYINDLEDSYGQQWTYESRKIIEFTCHTAYFAAVVIAQWAVLIVCKTRKNSFFQQGLMKNRVLIFGLCSESALALFLSYCPGMDVAIRMYPLKPFWWVCAFPYTLLIFIYDEVRKYIMRRNPGGWVYQETYY, encoded by the exons ATGGGGCTTGTA AAGGGGAAAGATGATTATAAACTGGCGGCGACCTCTGAGGACGATGGAAAGAAGAAGAGTGAAAAGCAGGTGAAGAAAGCGAAGGAGAAGATGGATAAGGATGACCTGAAAAAGGAAGTTGACCTG GATGACCACAAGTTGACCTTGGATGAGCTTAACAGGAAATACGGCACAGACTTAGCCAGG GGTCTATCCTCGGTTCGGGCTAAGGAGATCCTTCTTCGCGATGGCCCAAACACCCTGACTCCTCCCCGCACTACCCCTGAGTGGGTGAAGTTCTGCAAGCAGCTCTTTGGCGGGTTCTGCATGCTGCTGTGGATCGGAGCTGTGCTCTGCTTCATAGCCCACATTATCCAGGTTACCTCAGAGGAAGAGCCGACCAATGCTAAT TTGTACCTGGGCCTTGTGCTCGCTGTTGTCGTCATTATCACCGGCTGTTTCTCCTACTACCAAGAAGCCAAGAGCTCAAAGATCATGGACTCCTTCAAAAACCTGGTCCCGCAG CAAGCCCTGGTAGTCCGTGACGGTGAGAAGAAGAACATCAACACTGAAGAAGTGGTGGTTGGCGATATAGTGGAGGTGAAAGGAGGAGATAGGATACCAGCTGATTTGCGTATCGTCTCTGCCAGCGGCTGCAAG GTGGACAACTCCTCTCTCACTGGTGAATCTGAGCCCCAAACTCGTAGTCCCGATTTTAGCAATGACAACCCCCTGGAAACCAGGAACATTGCCTTCTTCTCTACCAACTGTGTTGAGG GAACTGCCAGAGGTATCGTCATCAACACTGGTGACCACACTATCATGGGTCGTATCGCCGCGTTGGCCATGAGTCTGGAAAGTGGGCAGACGCCTCTCGGAATTGAAATTGATCACTTCATTGAAATCATCACCGGTGTTTCCGTCTTCTTCGGTGTGACTTTCTTAATCCTCTCCGTCATTCTGGGCTATGGATGGCTGCCATCCATCATCTTCCTCATTGGAATCATCGTCGCTAATGTGCCAGAGGGTCTCCTGGCTACTGTAACT GTGTGTCTAACTCTGACTGCCAAGCGTATGGCCAAGAAGAACTGCCTGGTGAAGAATCTGGAAGCTGTGGAGACCTTGGGGTCCACCTCCACAATCTGCTCCGACAAGACTGGCACCCTGACCCAGAACAGAATGACTGTGGCTCACATGTGGTTCGACAACCAGATCCATGACGCTGACACCACAGAGAACCAGAGTGGTACCTCTTTTGACAAAAGCTCTGCCACCTGGGCTGCCCTGGCTAGAGTCGCTGGCCTGTGCAACCGAGCCGTCTTCCTGGCAGAACAGAACAACGTACCTATCCTCAAGAGAGATGTGAGCGGTGATGCCTCAGAGACTGCCCTGCTGAAGTGTATCGAGCTGTGCTGTGGGTCTGTCAAAGACATGAGAGAAAAGTACAGCAAAGTTGTTGAGATCCCCTTCAACTCCACCAACAAATACCAG CTCTCCATTCATGAGGACAGCACGGCCGGCGAGTCCAATCATCTGCTGGTGATGAAGGGAGCCCCTGAGAGGATCCTGGACAGCTGCTCCACCATCTTGCTCCAAGGCAAAGAACATCCTCTGGATGACGAGATAAAGGAATCATTTCAGAAAGCCTACGAAGCGCTaggaggactgggagagagagtgcTGG GTTTCTGCCATTTCCAGCTCCCTGATGACCAGTTTCCAGAAGGCTTTGACTTTGACTGTGAAGATGTGAACTTTCCCACTGAGAATCTGTGCTTCGTTGGCCTCATGTCCATGATTGACCCTCCCCGTGCTGCTGTGCCTGACGCTGTGAGCAAGTGCAGATGTGCTGGAATCAAG GTTATCATGGTCACTGGGGATCATCCCATCACTGCGAAGGCCATTGCCAAGGGTGTGGGCATCATCTCTGAGGGCAACGAGACTGTTGAGGAAATTGCTGCTCGTCTGAAAATCCCCGTTTCTGAGGTCAACCCAAG AGATGCCAAGGCCTGTGTTGTCCACGGTGGAGAGCTGAAGGACATGACCCCCGAAGAGTTGGATGACATCCTGAAGCATCACACTGAGATTGTGTTTGCTAGAACTTCTCCTCAGCAGAAACTGATTATTGTGGAGGGTTGCCAGCGTCAG GGGGCCATTGTGGCTGTGACAGGGGATGGTGTGAACGATTCCCCTGCTCTGAGGAAGGCTGACATCGGTGTTGCTATGGGTATCGCTGGATCTGACGTCTCCAAGCAGGCTGCAGACATGATCCTTCTGGATGACAACTTTGCCTCCATCGTGACTGGTGTTGAAGAGG GCCGTCTGATATTTGACAACTTGAAGAAGTCCATCACCTACACCCTGTCCAGTAAAATTCCAGAGATGACCCCCTTCCTCTTCTTGCTCCTCGCCAACATTCCACTGGCCCTAGGGACCGTCACCATCCTCTGCATCGACCTGGGAACTGACATG ATCCCCGCTATCTCCCTGGCCTATGAACAAGCTGAGAACGACATCATGAAGAGACAGCCACGGAACCCCAAAACAGACCGACTGGTGAACGAGAGACTCATTAGTGTGGCCTATGGTCAATTTG GAGTGATGCTGGCCGCAGCCGGCTTCTTCACATACTTTGTAATCATGGCTGAGAACGGGTTCTATCCCATGGACTTGCTAGGAATCCGTTTGGACTGGGAAAACCAGTATATCAACGACTTGGAGGACAGCTACGGCCAGCAGTGG ACATATGAGAGCAGAAAGATAATTGAGTTCACCTGCCACACAGCGTACTTCGCCGCTGTTGTGATTGCACAGTGGGCCGTTTTGATCGTCTGTAAGACCAGGAAGAACTCCTTCTTTCAGCAGGGACTAATGAA GAACCGTGTTCTCATCTTCGGACTTTGTTCAGAATCCGCCCTGGCTCTCTTCCTGTCCTACTGCCCTGGAATGGACGTTGCCATCAGAATGTACCCACTCAA GCCTTTCTGGTGGGTATGTGCCTTTCCCTACACCCTGCTCATCTTCATCTATGATGAGGTTAGAAAATACATCATGCGACGGAACCCAGGAG GTTGGGTGTACCAAGAGACATACTATTGA
- the LOC109884070 gene encoding C-type lectin domain family 4 member E-like isoform X1, which translates to MIVPCPSSQIAYRDSGNRGDVQGHCLYQGRCFRGNYVFEESMCETPDMSTYYQTGNEVTPRSTPQPGYSGSDSSGKRPFLVAAVCLGLLCVLLLAGIIGLSVSFQLTAKTCTEGWQRFGCSCYYISTEVNTWDYARQDCLNRGADLVIVNSEDEQVFLTTFDRWIWIGLTDRGTQGTWKWVDGTPLTKAFWWWSEPDSATGEKDCAMMYGGVQNIPLRAWNYFRCDLKLEWICEVFFS; encoded by the exons ATGATAGTTCCCTGTCCATCGTCACAAATAGCTTACAGAGACAGTGGTAACCGTGGAGATGTCCAGGGACATTGTTTATACCAAGGAAGATGTTTTCGGGGGAACTATGTCTTTGAAGAGTCCATGTGTGAAACTCCAGATATGTCTACTTACTACCAGACTGGGAATGAAGTGACCCCAAGAAGCACACCACAACCTGGCTACTCAG GTTCTGATAGCTCAGGGAAGAGACCCTTCCTAGTTGCTGCAGTGTGTCTGGGGCTGCTGTGTGTTCTCCTACTGGCTGGGATCATTGGCCTGTCAGTCTCCT TTCAGTTAACAGCGAAAACCTGTACCGAAGGATGGCAGAGGTTTGGCTGCAGCTGTTACTACATCTCTACTGAGGTGAACACCTGGGATTATGCCAGACAGGACTGTCTGAACAGAGGAGCAGACCTGGTGATCGTAAACAGCGAAGATGAACAG GTATTTCTCACTACATTTGATCGATGGATCTGGATTGGTCTGACGGACAGAGGGACACAGGGAACCTGGAAATGGGTGGACGGCACACCACTCACCAAAGC GTTCTGGTGGTGGTCAGAACCTGATTCTGCCACTGGAGAGAAGGACTGTGCTATGATGTATGGAGGTGTACAAAATATTCCTCTACGCGCATGGAATTACTTTAGGTGTGACTTGAAATTGGAATGGATTTGTGAGGTGTTTTTTTCTTAA
- the LOC109884070 gene encoding killer cell lectin-like receptor subfamily G member 1 isoform X2, whose translation MIVPCPSSQIAYRDSGNRGDVQGHCLYQGRCFRGNYVFEESMCETPDMSTYYQTGNEVTPRSTPQPGYSGSDSSGKRPFLVAAVCLGLLCVLLLAGIIGLSVSFQLTAKTCTEGWQRFGCSCYYISTEVNTWDYARQDCLNRGADLVIVNSEDEQVFLTTFDRWIWIGLTDRGTQGTWKWVDGTPLTKA comes from the exons ATGATAGTTCCCTGTCCATCGTCACAAATAGCTTACAGAGACAGTGGTAACCGTGGAGATGTCCAGGGACATTGTTTATACCAAGGAAGATGTTTTCGGGGGAACTATGTCTTTGAAGAGTCCATGTGTGAAACTCCAGATATGTCTACTTACTACCAGACTGGGAATGAAGTGACCCCAAGAAGCACACCACAACCTGGCTACTCAG GTTCTGATAGCTCAGGGAAGAGACCCTTCCTAGTTGCTGCAGTGTGTCTGGGGCTGCTGTGTGTTCTCCTACTGGCTGGGATCATTGGCCTGTCAGTCTCCT TTCAGTTAACAGCGAAAACCTGTACCGAAGGATGGCAGAGGTTTGGCTGCAGCTGTTACTACATCTCTACTGAGGTGAACACCTGGGATTATGCCAGACAGGACTGTCTGAACAGAGGAGCAGACCTGGTGATCGTAAACAGCGAAGATGAACAG GTATTTCTCACTACATTTGATCGATGGATCTGGATTGGTCTGACGGACAGAGGGACACAGGGAACCTGGAAATGGGTGGACGGCACACCACTCACCAAAGCGTAA